In one Musa acuminata AAA Group cultivar baxijiao chromosome BXJ2-5, Cavendish_Baxijiao_AAA, whole genome shotgun sequence genomic region, the following are encoded:
- the LOC135611822 gene encoding transcription factor Y1-like — MGRAPCCAKVGLKKGRWSAEEDEILVKYIAANGEGSWRSLPKNAGLLRCGKSCRLRWINYLRSGLKRGNFTKEEEEIIVKLHATLGNRWSLIAGHLPARTDNEIKNYWNSHLSKKLQSFQQNGLDVGGTAVVDLSKLPGGVRRRGGRTSRLRTTTERNTKNGTTRREKQGMVVVSPPASLAQSEEGHSVVLHADQSQASSACTFDGNTNEGVMDRNEEMVSELLCASAMDSVLVDPSEETMAGWGSHDGDSGVIGGTTVEELVPSQMDKFLDWDMEIMEAKLWDEAGDIWPWMWDSESREWGFHGVDDSGSQEESLDSWLT; from the exons ATGGGAAGAGCCCCGTGCTGTGCGAAGGTGGGGCTGAAGAAGGGGAGGTGGTCAGCAGAGGAGGATGAGATCCTAgtgaagtacattgctgcaaacGGAGAAGGATCCTGGAGATCACTGCCCAAGAATGCAG GTCTGTTGAGGTGTGGGAAGAGCTGCAGGCTCAGGTGGATAAACTACCTCAGATCTGGCCTAAAGAGAGGCAACTTTaccaaagaggaggaggagatcatCGTCAAGCTGCACGCCACTCTTGGAAACAG GTGGTCCCTTATAGCAGGCCATCTCCCGGCAAGAacagacaacgagatcaagaactactggaactccCATCTCAGCAAAAAACTCCAGAGCTTTCAGCAGAACGGACTCGACGTCGGGGGGACCGCCGTCGTGGACCTCAGCAAGCTCCCCGGCGGGGTTAGGCGACGTGGTGGCCGAACGAGCCGGTTGAGGACGACGACGGAGAGGAACACCAAGAACGGAACAACAAGGAGGGAGAAACAAGGCATGGTGGTTGTCAGTCCCCCAGCTTCATTAGCACAAAGTGAGGAGGGCCACAGCGTAGTCTTGCATGCTGACCAGAGCCAAGCTAGTAGTGCCTGCACCTTTGATGGGAACACCAATGAAGGGGTGATGGATCGCAATGAAGAGATGGTCAGTGAGCTTTTGTGTGCAAGCGCAATGGACAGCGTACTTGTTGATCCAAGCGAGGAGACCATGGCCGGGTGGGGATCCCATGATGGAGATAGTGGGGTCATCGGGGGCACAACTGTGGAGGAATTAGTGCCATCTCAAATGGACAAGTTCTTGGACTGGGACATGGAGATCATGGAGGCCAAGTTGTGGGACGAGGCAGGAGACATATGGCCGTGGATGTGGGACAGTGAGAGTAGGGAGTGGGGGTTCCATGGCGTGGATGACAGTGGATCCCAAGAAGAGTCACTGGATAGCTGGCTCACCTGA